From Aerosticca soli, a single genomic window includes:
- the lpxK gene encoding tetraacyldisaccharide 4'-kinase gives MALADTLIAAWYGDRRPPWWTLPLAALYGALVTGRRALYARGLWRRQRLPVPVVVVGNLTAGGTGKTPLTLVLTDALRARGWRPGVVSRGYGGSRRGPLLLDEQADPTEVGDEPCLIHAHGVPVAIGRDRPAAARLLLDAGCDVIVADDGLQHYRLARDVEICVVDGMRGFGNGRLLPAGPLREPVSRLRTVDFLVCNGGEREGMWPMRLVGDEAVNLAAARRVPLRDFAGHRVHAVAAIGNPQRFFADLRRQGIEPIEHAFPDHHAFAPEELDFGDGLPVLMTDKDAIKCRRFARAHWWRVPVRAMLPPTFFAAVAARLQAVRGLSRQ, from the coding sequence ATGGCGCTGGCCGATACGCTGATCGCGGCCTGGTATGGCGATCGCCGGCCGCCGTGGTGGACCTTGCCGCTGGCGGCGTTGTACGGCGCCCTCGTGACGGGTCGGCGCGCACTCTACGCGCGCGGCCTGTGGCGCAGACAGCGGTTACCGGTGCCGGTCGTCGTGGTCGGCAATCTCACCGCCGGCGGCACCGGCAAGACGCCGCTGACACTGGTGCTGACCGACGCACTGCGCGCCCGCGGCTGGCGGCCCGGCGTGGTCAGCCGCGGCTACGGCGGAAGCCGGCGCGGGCCGCTGCTGCTCGACGAACAGGCCGACCCGACCGAGGTCGGCGACGAGCCGTGCCTGATCCACGCACACGGCGTGCCGGTGGCGATCGGCCGCGACCGGCCGGCGGCCGCACGATTGCTGCTCGATGCCGGTTGCGACGTGATCGTCGCCGACGACGGCCTGCAGCACTACCGCCTGGCGCGCGACGTCGAGATCTGCGTGGTCGATGGCATGCGCGGTTTCGGCAATGGCCGCCTGCTGCCGGCCGGGCCGCTGCGCGAACCGGTTTCGCGGTTGCGCACGGTCGATTTCCTCGTCTGCAACGGCGGCGAGCGCGAGGGTATGTGGCCGATGCGCCTGGTGGGCGACGAAGCCGTCAATCTGGCCGCTGCGCGCCGCGTGCCGTTGCGCGACTTCGCCGGCCACAGGGTCCATGCGGTTGCCGCGATCGGCAACCCGCAGCGCTTCTTCGCCGACCTGCGCCGGCAGGGCATCGAGCCGATCGAGCATGCCTTCCCCGATCACCACGCCTTCGCGCCCGAAGAACTCGATTTCGGCGACGGGCTGCCGGTGCTGATGACCGACAAAGACGCGATCAAGTGCCGGCGTTTCGCACGCGCGCATTGGTGGCGCGTGCCGGTGCGCGCGATGCTGCCGCCCACTTTCTTCGCCGCGGTGGCGGCGCGGCTACAGGCCGTGCGCGGCCTTTCAAGGCAGTGA
- the msbA gene encoding lipid A export permease/ATP-binding protein MsbA, with translation MSAAKRKLDWTQTWRVYRRLLGYLAPYRWVGVGTVVGLILDALGLTVFVQLIKPMIDGLFVEKDPQTIFWLPIVILIVAAVRGVASYVSDYGMGLLGRGVVKDIRKDVFASYLRLPVAHFVQEASGQQISRITYTADQVAKASTSAFKSMLQDSLLAVGMVGTMLYNSPYLALALLLMVPSMVGVVTWISRRYRRMSRRVQDTMGSVAEAVREVVDGHREVRIFGAQQLEQRRFDEVAERTAKFNLKISSTAALSSALVQTTAALALAGIVWLATRPWEIERMTAGTFTAVMFAMTGLMTPLKRLTNVQGDIQRGVAAAEELFEVIDLPPEPAGGKPIAGRCRGDIRFEGVSLAYTGATMRALHDIDLHCAPGTVTALVGRSGSGKTSLVSLLPRFVEPSEGRILLDGEDYLDFELASLRRQIAWVGQHVMLFDGTVAENIAYGELAGASEADIIAAAEAANAMEFIAQLPQGIHTLIGEGGKRLSGGQRQRIAIARAILKNAPILILDEATSALDTHSERLIQQALRTLMRNRTTLVVAHRLSTIEGADQIVVLERGRIVERGTHAELLALGGHYATLHRLQFHDRPAD, from the coding sequence GTGAGCGCGGCCAAGCGCAAACTCGACTGGACGCAGACCTGGCGCGTCTACCGGCGGCTGCTGGGCTATCTCGCGCCCTACCGCTGGGTGGGCGTGGGGACCGTGGTCGGGCTCATCCTCGATGCCCTCGGTCTCACCGTGTTCGTGCAGCTCATCAAGCCGATGATCGACGGCCTGTTCGTCGAGAAGGATCCGCAGACGATCTTCTGGCTGCCGATCGTCATCCTCATCGTGGCGGCGGTGCGTGGCGTGGCCTCGTATGTCTCCGACTACGGCATGGGGCTGCTCGGTCGCGGCGTGGTCAAGGACATCCGCAAGGACGTGTTCGCAAGCTACCTGCGGCTGCCGGTGGCGCACTTCGTCCAAGAGGCGTCCGGCCAGCAGATCTCGCGCATCACCTATACCGCCGACCAGGTCGCCAAGGCCTCCACCTCGGCGTTCAAGTCGATGCTGCAGGACAGCCTGCTGGCGGTGGGCATGGTCGGCACCATGCTCTACAACAGCCCTTATCTGGCGCTCGCCCTGCTGCTGATGGTGCCGAGCATGGTCGGCGTGGTGACCTGGATCAGCCGCCGCTACCGGCGCATGAGCCGGCGCGTGCAGGACACCATGGGCTCGGTGGCCGAGGCGGTGCGCGAGGTGGTCGACGGCCACCGCGAGGTGCGCATCTTCGGTGCCCAGCAGCTCGAACAGCGGCGTTTCGACGAGGTGGCCGAACGCACGGCGAAGTTCAACCTCAAGATCTCCTCCACCGCGGCGCTGTCCAGCGCGCTGGTGCAGACCACCGCGGCGCTGGCGCTGGCCGGCATCGTCTGGCTGGCCACCCGGCCGTGGGAGATCGAGCGCATGACCGCCGGCACCTTCACCGCGGTGATGTTCGCGATGACCGGCCTGATGACCCCGCTCAAGCGCCTGACCAATGTGCAGGGCGACATCCAGCGCGGCGTGGCCGCCGCCGAGGAGTTGTTCGAGGTGATCGACCTGCCGCCCGAGCCCGCCGGCGGCAAGCCGATCGCCGGCCGTTGCCGGGGCGACATCCGCTTCGAGGGCGTCAGCCTGGCCTACACGGGCGCCACCATGCGCGCCCTGCACGACATCGACCTGCATTGCGCACCCGGCACGGTGACCGCGCTGGTCGGCCGCTCCGGCAGCGGCAAAACCAGCCTGGTCAGCCTGCTGCCAAGGTTTGTCGAACCCAGCGAAGGACGCATCCTGCTCGACGGCGAGGATTACCTCGACTTCGAACTTGCCTCGTTGCGTCGGCAGATCGCCTGGGTCGGCCAGCACGTGATGCTGTTCGACGGCACGGTGGCGGAGAACATCGCCTACGGGGAACTGGCCGGCGCGAGCGAGGCCGACATCATCGCCGCGGCCGAGGCGGCCAACGCGATGGAGTTCATCGCCCAGTTGCCGCAGGGCATCCATACCCTCATCGGCGAGGGCGGCAAGCGCCTGTCCGGCGGCCAGCGCCAGCGCATCGCCATCGCCCGCGCCATCCTCAAGAACGCGCCGATCCTGATCCTCGACGAGGCCACCAGCGCGCTCGACACGCATTCGGAGCGGCTGATCCAGCAGGCGCTCAGGACGCTGATGCGCAACCGCACCACACTGGTGGTCGCGCATCGGCTGTCCACCATCGAGGGCGCCGACCAGATCGTGGTGCTGGAGCGGGGACGCATCGTCGAGCGCGGCACGCATGCCGAGCTGCTCGCGCTCGGCGGGCATTACGCCACGCTGCATCGCCTGCAGTTCCACGATCGTCCCGCCGACTGA
- the hisD gene encoding histidinol dehydrogenase: MKRIDWNTLDEAGRVAALARPAQSRSAELKAGVAAIIDQVRTQGDAALRAFCARYDGVTLDALEVDAAEFAQAEAVLDAALKAAIREAAARIEHFHRGAAPQAVAVETAPGVRVERVLRPIARVGLYVPAGSAPLPSTALMLGVPARLAGCPETVLCSPARADGRCDPAVLYAARVAGVQRVFKLGGAQAIAAMAYGTASVPRCDKLFGPGNAWVTEAKQQVAADPDGAAIDMPAGPSEVLVIADADADPAFVAADLLSQAEHGADSQAILLSPSSALIERVAAEVARQCEALPRRAIAAQALAQSRLIEVASLEQAVMVSNRYAPEHLILQVAAPRALLPQVQSAGSVFLGAWTPEAVGDYCSGSNHVLPTYGYARSHSGVSVASFQKQITVQELSAEGLRAIGPCTATLAAAEQLEAHRRAVSLRLAALEAMETRA, translated from the coding sequence ATGAAACGCATCGACTGGAACACGCTCGACGAGGCCGGACGCGTCGCCGCGCTGGCACGCCCCGCGCAGTCGCGCAGTGCCGAACTCAAGGCTGGCGTCGCCGCGATCATCGACCAGGTGCGCACGCAGGGCGACGCGGCGTTGCGCGCGTTCTGCGCCCGCTACGACGGCGTGACGCTGGACGCGCTCGAAGTCGATGCGGCGGAATTCGCCCAGGCCGAGGCGGTGCTGGATGCCGCGCTCAAGGCGGCGATCCGCGAGGCCGCCGCGCGCATCGAGCATTTCCACCGTGGCGCCGCGCCGCAGGCGGTGGCGGTGGAGACGGCGCCCGGCGTGCGCGTGGAACGCGTGCTGCGGCCGATCGCGCGGGTCGGCCTGTACGTGCCGGCCGGCAGTGCGCCGCTGCCGTCCACTGCCTTGATGCTCGGCGTGCCGGCGCGGCTCGCCGGCTGTCCCGAGACCGTGCTGTGCTCGCCCGCCCGCGCCGATGGACGCTGCGATCCGGCGGTGCTGTATGCCGCCCGCGTCGCCGGTGTGCAGCGGGTGTTCAAGCTCGGCGGTGCGCAGGCGATCGCGGCGATGGCCTACGGTACCGCTTCGGTGCCGCGTTGCGACAAGCTGTTCGGCCCGGGCAATGCCTGGGTCACCGAGGCCAAGCAGCAGGTCGCCGCCGATCCGGATGGCGCGGCCATCGACATGCCGGCCGGGCCGTCGGAAGTGCTGGTGATCGCCGATGCCGACGCCGACCCGGCGTTCGTCGCCGCGGACCTGCTTTCGCAGGCCGAGCATGGCGCCGATTCGCAGGCGATCCTCTTGAGTCCGTCATCGGCGCTGATCGAGCGCGTGGCCGCGGAGGTCGCGCGCCAGTGCGAGGCGCTGCCGCGTCGCGCGATCGCCGCGCAGGCGCTCGCGCAGAGCCGCCTGATCGAGGTGGCCTCGCTGGAGCAGGCGGTCATGGTGAGCAACCGTTACGCGCCCGAGCATCTCATCCTGCAGGTGGCCGCGCCGCGCGCGCTGTTGCCACAGGTGCAAAGCGCCGGCTCGGTGTTCCTGGGCGCGTGGACGCCCGAGGCGGTCGGCGACTACTGCAGCGGCAGCAACCACGTGCTGCCGACCTACGGTTACGCGCGCAGCCACAGCGGCGTGTCGGTGGCGAGTTTCCAGAAGCAGATCACCGTGCAGGAACTAAGCGCCGAGGGCTTGCGCGCGATCGGTCCGTGCACGGCGACGCTGGCCGCCGCCGAGCAGCTCGAGGCGCATCGCCGCGCGGTGAGCCTGCGCCTGGCCGCACTCGAAGCGATGGAGACGCGCGCATGA
- the hisC gene encoding histidinol-phosphate transaminase, translated as MNVLDLARPDIRALQPYSSARMEASGGEVLLNANESPCPPFEAAGAVNRYPDPQPAALVEALASLYGVSAANVLVGRGSDEAIDLLVRAFCRAGQDAVLIQPPTFGMYAVCARIQGADVIEVPLDAHFALDVDAVLAALTPAVKLVFVCSPNNPSGRAVPREAIERLARALAGRALLVVDEAYVEFAEAGSVVDLLPRHPHLAVLRTLSKAWALAGARVGALLADPAVIELLRRIMPPYPLPTPCVELALRALAPESRAQTAARIAQIRAMRARLAQALATLPGVTAVLPSEANFLAVRFADAGEAYRRLRQAGIVVRDVRRYPGLGDALRISIGTPEENERVLAALALGQATGDAADSSKHASAADRAAAERMTVTTGSPRAERSPS; from the coding sequence ATGAACGTGCTCGATCTCGCCCGTCCGGACATCCGTGCCCTGCAGCCGTATTCCTCCGCGCGCATGGAGGCCAGCGGCGGCGAGGTGCTGCTCAACGCCAATGAATCGCCGTGCCCGCCGTTCGAGGCCGCCGGAGCGGTCAACCGTTATCCCGATCCGCAACCGGCCGCGCTGGTCGAGGCGCTGGCATCGCTGTACGGCGTGTCCGCCGCGAACGTGCTGGTCGGGCGCGGCAGCGACGAGGCGATCGACCTGCTGGTGCGCGCGTTCTGCCGCGCCGGGCAGGACGCGGTGCTGATCCAGCCGCCGACCTTCGGCATGTACGCGGTGTGCGCGCGCATCCAGGGTGCCGATGTCATCGAGGTGCCGCTCGACGCGCATTTCGCGCTCGACGTGGACGCCGTGCTCGCCGCACTGACGCCGGCGGTCAAGCTGGTCTTCGTGTGCTCGCCGAACAATCCGAGCGGACGCGCAGTGCCGCGCGAGGCCATCGAGCGTCTGGCCCGGGCGCTCGCGGGACGCGCGCTGCTGGTGGTGGACGAGGCCTACGTCGAATTCGCCGAGGCCGGCAGCGTCGTCGATCTGTTGCCGCGCCATCCGCATCTGGCTGTGCTGCGCACGCTGTCCAAGGCATGGGCGCTGGCCGGCGCGCGCGTGGGTGCCTTGCTCGCGGATCCGGCGGTGATCGAGCTGCTGCGCCGGATCATGCCACCCTATCCGCTGCCGACGCCGTGCGTGGAGCTGGCCTTGCGCGCGCTTGCCCCGGAAAGTCGCGCGCAGACCGCCGCGCGCATCGCGCAGATCCGCGCGATGCGTGCCCGCCTCGCGCAGGCGCTGGCCACGCTGCCGGGCGTCACGGCGGTGCTGCCTTCGGAAGCCAATTTCCTCGCCGTGCGGTTTGCCGATGCCGGCGAGGCCTACCGGCGCTTGCGCCAGGCCGGCATCGTCGTGCGTGACGTGCGCCGGTATCCGGGGCTGGGCGATGCGCTGCGCATCAGCATCGGCACGCCGGAGGAAAACGAGCGCGTGCTGGCGGCCCTTGCCTTAGGTCAGGCCACCGGCGATGCGGCCGACTCCTCGAAGCATGCGTCCGCGGCTGACCGCGCGGCCGCCGAGCGGATGACAGTCACCACGGGGTCACCCCGCGCCGAGCGATCACCGTCATGA
- the hisG gene encoding ATP phosphoribosyltransferase: protein MNPRDRLRIAMQKSGRLTEPGLDLLKRCGLTFRQSRDRLFCFGEGEPVDLLLVRDDDIPGLIAQGVCDLGIVGRNVLVEFSLTQGREAAPLTEWRGLGFGRCRLAIAVPQGMDYRSVRDLEGLRIATSYPGLLGRWLAEQGIAAEVVTLAGSVEIAPRLGTADVICDLVQSGGTLAANQLKEVETVLESEAVLVGPSTLPVDERGDMLELLFKRLDGVLQVRESRLLLLQTPRHALEEVIRLLPGGPQPTVLPVAGQPDQLMLQALCAGEVSWRQLEEIKKAGARELLVLPVEKMLA, encoded by the coding sequence ATGAATCCACGCGACCGTCTGCGCATCGCCATGCAGAAATCCGGCCGGCTCACCGAGCCCGGGCTCGACCTGCTCAAGCGTTGCGGCCTCACCTTCCGCCAGAGCCGCGACCGGCTGTTCTGCTTCGGCGAGGGCGAGCCGGTGGATCTCTTGCTGGTGCGTGATGACGACATCCCCGGGCTGATCGCGCAGGGCGTGTGCGATCTTGGCATCGTCGGGCGCAACGTGCTCGTCGAATTCTCGCTCACGCAGGGCCGCGAAGCGGCGCCGCTCACCGAATGGCGCGGGCTGGGGTTCGGCCGTTGCCGGCTTGCGATCGCGGTGCCGCAGGGCATGGATTACCGCTCGGTGCGGGATCTGGAAGGCCTGCGCATCGCCACCTCGTATCCCGGCCTGCTCGGTCGCTGGCTTGCCGAGCAGGGCATCGCGGCCGAGGTGGTGACGCTCGCCGGCTCGGTGGAGATCGCCCCGCGCCTGGGCACCGCCGACGTCATCTGCGACCTGGTGCAAAGCGGCGGCACGCTCGCCGCCAACCAGCTCAAGGAGGTCGAGACGGTGCTGGAGAGCGAGGCCGTGCTGGTCGGACCGAGCACGCTGCCGGTGGACGAACGTGGCGACATGCTGGAACTCCTGTTCAAGCGCCTGGACGGCGTGCTGCAGGTGCGCGAGTCGCGGCTGCTGCTGCTGCAGACTCCGCGGCATGCGCTGGAGGAGGTCATCCGGTTGCTGCCCGGCGGTCCGCAGCCCACGGTGTTGCCGGTGGCCGGGCAACCCGACCAGCTGATGCTGCAGGCGCTGTGCGCGGGCGAGGTGAGCTGGCGCCAGCTCGAGGAGATCAAGAAGGCCGGCGCGCGCGAACTGCTGGTCCTGCCGGTGGAGAAGATGCTCGCATGA
- a CDS encoding YerC/YecD family TrpR-related protein encodes MKRRLLDPETPLEDAERGLCEALLSLRSAEEMQAFLHDLCTPAELEALVDRWRVVPYLLDGLSYREIHERTAVSITTIGRVARYLNQGHGGYLAAAARAARRRAATRKART; translated from the coding sequence ATGAAGCGCCGACTGCTCGACCCGGAAACGCCGCTGGAAGACGCCGAACGCGGGCTGTGCGAGGCGTTGCTGTCGCTGCGCAGCGCCGAGGAGATGCAGGCGTTCCTGCACGATCTGTGCACGCCGGCCGAGCTGGAGGCATTGGTCGATCGCTGGCGGGTGGTGCCGTATCTGCTCGATGGGCTGTCCTATCGCGAGATCCACGAGCGCACCGCGGTCAGCATCACCACCATCGGCCGGGTGGCGCGTTACCTCAACCAGGGCCATGGCGGTTACCTCGCCGCCGCTGCCCGCGCCGCGCGCCGTCGCGCGGCCACACGCAAGGCAAGAACATGA
- the hisB gene encoding bifunctional histidinol-phosphatase/imidazoleglycerol-phosphate dehydratase HisB, which produces MNATRKILFLDRDGCLIVEPPDEQIDSYEKLDLMPGVIAALQRFVAAGYELVMVTNQDGLGTASFPEEHFRGPQSLLLRILASQGIVFREVLVDASFVHEGKDTRKPGVGMLRHYLADDGWSRADSLVIGDRDTDLQLAANLGVRGLRVGPQGLDWATLAHRVLDAPRIATVSRRTRETRVEVCVDLDRVAEPKVHTGLAFFDHMLEQLGKHGGFALELRCEGDLAVDEHHTVEDSALALGQALRQALGDKRGIGRYGFASESPHASPDADRYTVTLPMDETLASAALDLSGRPYLVFEGSFPRERVGELPTELVPHCFRSLCETLGANLHLSVRGENAHHMVEGCFKAVARALRQAIRREGSELPSTKGAL; this is translated from the coding sequence ATGAACGCAACCCGCAAGATCCTGTTCCTCGACCGCGACGGCTGCCTGATCGTCGAGCCGCCCGACGAGCAGATCGACAGCTACGAAAAGCTCGACCTCATGCCCGGCGTCATCGCCGCGCTGCAGCGCTTCGTCGCCGCCGGCTACGAGCTGGTGATGGTCACCAACCAGGATGGCCTCGGCACCGCGAGCTTTCCGGAAGAACATTTCCGCGGCCCGCAGTCGCTGCTGCTGCGCATCCTCGCCTCGCAGGGCATCGTCTTTCGCGAGGTGCTGGTCGATGCCAGCTTCGTCCACGAGGGCAAGGACACCCGCAAGCCCGGCGTCGGCATGCTGCGGCATTACCTGGCCGACGACGGCTGGAGCCGTGCCGATTCGCTGGTGATCGGCGATCGCGACACCGACCTGCAACTGGCCGCCAATCTCGGCGTGCGCGGTCTACGCGTGGGGCCGCAGGGGCTGGACTGGGCCACGCTCGCCCATCGCGTGCTGGACGCGCCGCGCATCGCCACGGTGAGCCGGCGCACCCGCGAGACGCGCGTCGAGGTGTGCGTGGATCTGGACCGCGTCGCGGAGCCGAAGGTGCACACCGGCCTTGCCTTCTTCGACCACATGCTGGAGCAGCTCGGCAAGCACGGCGGCTTCGCGCTCGAACTGCGTTGCGAGGGCGACCTTGCCGTGGACGAGCACCACACGGTCGAGGACAGCGCGCTCGCGCTCGGCCAGGCGTTGCGCCAGGCGCTCGGCGACAAGCGCGGCATCGGCCGCTACGGCTTTGCGTCGGAGTCCCCGCACGCATCGCCGGATGCGGATCGCTACACGGTCACGCTGCCGATGGACGAGACACTGGCGAGCGCGGCGCTCGATCTGTCCGGACGGCCGTATCTCGTGTTCGAAGGCAGCTTCCCGCGTGAGCGCGTGGGCGAGCTGCCGACCGAACTGGTGCCGCATTGCTTCCGCTCGCTGTGCGAGACGCTGGGCGCCAACCTGCATTTGTCGGTGCGCGGCGAGAACGCACACCACATGGTCGAGGGCTGCTTCAAGGCGGTGGCGCGCGCGCTGCGCCAGGCGATCCGCCGCGAGGGCAGCGAGCTGCCCAGCACCAAGGGGGCCTTGTAG